Within Raphanus sativus cultivar WK10039 unplaced genomic scaffold, ASM80110v3 Scaffold2413, whole genome shotgun sequence, the genomic segment AACATCTCATCAATCTGACGCATAACTCTCGGCTTGCTCTCAACAACAACAGGTCTCTCATCAGCAAACTCCACCATCACCTCCTCATTACCCTCTCCCTCTTGAGCTTGAACGACAAAATCCTCCTCCAAATCCTCAACATCAGAACCAAACTCAGACCCATCGCTATCCTCAAGCAAAGCCGCCACTTCAGGATCAATAGCCTTCTTCACCTTCACATTAACAGTCTTGGACGCCACGCTATACATCAACttatcatcatcaccaccaccatccTCCACCACCACACCAGAGACCTTCACGCGAGAAGCATCATAAGCCTTGACGTCGTCACGAGGAAGATACTCGCCTTCGAACTTAGGGTTCGAGTAGAAGTTAGAACCGCCGCCagtgttcttgatctctctcaaATGGTCCAAGTAGTTATACCCATCGTCAGGGTAACCCAGCTCGAGAATCTCCTTCCTCACGTGAGCAGGCAAAgggttgttgctgctgctgctcgaACCCGCGAAGCTGGAGTAGCCGTAAGCcaactcttcttctccttcttcttcaggGGCATCATCGAACTGTGAGTTGTCTTCGGTGAAACCGTTGATGTTGACAGGGTTCTGGTCGACTCGTAAGAAGATCTTATCGCCTCCGGGAGCGTCGCTGTATAATGGGTCTGAGGTGTCGCGAGGGCAGAGCTCGAAAGTCGCCGCCTTTTTCTTGTCGATGAACTTCTTCTTCCCCATGATGATTGTCGTCTGTGTGAGCTACAAAACTAATAAAGGTCAGATCTTTGCAACTAGGGTTTTGTCTATCGATCGGAGCTAAGCCTAGGAAAGATGATTAAGCAGCACTGGGATgagaagagagatgaagagagctTACCtgagagtttgagagagagagagagagagagagagagagagaggcgcaGAGAGATGATGAATGACGGAAAGGAAACGCCTTTGAAgctatttagggtttaagatagacaaaacgctgcgttttgagaaaatataataatgtgATATACCCTGCAAATCATTCAGGGTCCTCTTATTCTCTTTACACAATTAGAGTCTTATTTTGCTAAAAAGGTATAAATATTAGGGTCctagtttataaatttaaaacaatgtAACAAAAGTTTGGATCAACTCAGCATAAGGCCTTTAATACAATTTGAGCCGGGCCTGGATGTGGTAGGCATTAGACTTTTGCCACTCGCAAGATACAAATGTCAAGTCACGCAATGTTATGAATGCTCAAAGTTCGCCTAATAGTTTAAGGGACTCTCTGCTCAGTTTTATCATCCAACATCCGTGTTTTGTTATCGcatttttttatatctaaacTATATAGAATATATGGAGTCATTATGAATAGCTAAGCTTGATCAAATGTTATCTCATATGTCAGATATTTCAAGGGACCCGAAGTTCTAGTGGATTTATAGGACTATGACTATTCTTTGGACTCGTGGAGCCTCAATCAGTTGCATATTTGCTGGTATGGTGAGTGCTATGCtacatttatataatcatctCAGAATCAGGATGTTTCGAAGTTGATCCCAATTGAAACCATTCACCTGGTAGACATGTTGATTAACAGAATAGCtctgaaaacatttttttgcgCCACCGTTTCATAACACATTTCATATATGTCAAGATCTCATACTAGTTACttgtaagtttttaattatAGGAAACATAAATTACCAAAcgaagtattttattttattggagGAAATAGAACAACTTATTGGAAACTATTAAAACTAAGATCAAactgaatcattttttttgtaaactaaaagaGCAAACTGAATCATGCATAATAGAAAAcagttcttcatcttctcacacTTTAGGACTCGTTTATATGACGATTCAAATCAGTCCAATCTCTATGGCCCATCAAAGTCTAGACCAGCTATAGAAAATCAGGTATTTCTTATAACTAAACTAACTAGTTTTTCACCTTTTTATCTTCTCACAAAAACTCACAGCGTCGAATTTATGCAAAATTCAAACCGTCATGAAGTTCTCATATCAGAACACCCCGattttaagttaatattttctgatttaataGTGTCATTGGTGAAATGAACCATTAGTTTGTTAGTCTTACATGTAAATATAAACTGAAAGTTACTCAAAACTCTTCTTTAGAACTccattatattttctttcttcattttattatttttctttgtttagtGATGAAAAACACTTAACGAGAATCTCCCAATGAAAATACTCTAATATTGTGTGTAGTTATTTTTTGCGAAAATACTACAGCAATTTGCCTTAAGGTCTTCTCAGGTACATTCACCTAATTTCTTCTCCTCACAAGGGTATTATCCTAATTGTTTCTTCTCGATAAAGGTGCTCTAATGTTCAGAGATTTACTACGTTTTCtctttagaaacaaaaatacatttgaCTTTTTACCATAGTTTATGTCCCTAATGTAACTGTGTTTTACAATCCAGGTGACTGATTACCAAGACAAGCTACTCAGCTATTAAAATGGGCAAAAAATGCCAAATCGAAAAGCAAAATTGaagtaattttaataaaaatatacaacgGTTTTATAAACGACTGTAGAAAGATTAAAAATGGGTTAAAAGGTTTCTAATATGTTGATGGatgatcaaatataaaatagttgaaaattataaagtaaaaaattgAGCAAAAAATggtaaatttaaaagaaaaattaaagtattttttaatcaaaacatacaaaaaatttataaacaatgcATACAACTGTTTAGATATGTGTaagttatattatgattttgGAAGCAAATAAATATGACTCGTGATGAATATTATTcatattaatgaaaaatattggTTCTCTTTAACGGCATATTATAGTTTATCTCATCATATATATAAGACTGAAAATACTCATAGCCAGTTACACATTACAATTATTTCAAACCTTAACATCAATTGTCTGCAGGGTAGCATTTCATTGTTGGAATAAACCTATTTTTAGAAACACTTTACTTTCAAATATTAATTGATATATTACATTAATCAAAATTCGAGTTGCCATATAATTCTTTCttgacatttattttaataggaaAAACCGTGTTCGCGTAGATAACCCCAAACGCACCAGATTCAGCATCGACGTCTCCTCCCATATCGACGAACACGATTTTACTAGTGAAATTCCTGCCAAGTAGCGCATAAACCAAAGGGGCTTGGCTAATGGTGAAAACTCTACGACACCGTTTGAACAACGATGAGTATCCTGCAAAAGCTTTGCCGTTTCCAAGGAGGACAGTCGCAAGGAAATCACTATCCACGGTTTCCGCTCCAACTGTGGTGATCCAAGGAGCTACATTCATCAGTGTTGATTCTCTTGAACCAGAGTTTCCCGCAGAGACGGAGACAAAAATTCCTCTCTCCACTGCTTCTAATGCTTCAATAGCAATACCGTCTTGGTCATAGTTCAACACGCCTAACCCAAATGAGATGGACAAGACATCGACCTTGTCTTCGATGGCCTTATCCATGGCTGCTAAGACATCAGACGACATGCAATACCCGAAATACCAACATGCTTTGTATATCGCACTCCGAGTCCGTGGAGCCATTCTACGAGCCACTCCAGCAGCGTATCCCAAGAAGGAAGCGTCTTTCACTGAAGAACCAGCTGCGGTTGAGGAAGTGTGTGTCTCGTGGCCATCGGAGTCCCTAGGTAATTTGAAATCATGTGATTTATCGATCTCTGCCTCGAAACCCTTGTAGAAGAATCTGGCGCCGATGAGGTCAACGATTGGGCCTCCACACAAATCTTCACTCTTATTCAGCCAACTCCAAATCATGAAATGTTCATAGGTGGGTTTTTTGGGCCAACAAAATTTcctcttaaattttataaaatttgatttgacatattttaatcaaaataaaaatatttccaaaattataattttaaatatatacataaatattattagatataaatttgaataaaagattatttatttaatattttatatataactaaaattaaaaacaatattttaaattttaaaacttttatttctgaACATTGGTACAGAAAAACActtaatatatcattttttgtaaagttGATGTATGTTTTTCTAAGGATTTCCAACATAGCATGTGTATTGTCTATTTGTAAAGAAATATGTATCCACTTATCATGAAAAcctcattaaaaatattttccaatatatTTTCTTCCAATATAGTATATGTACAGTATATGTGTGTTTGAATCTCGCGCACAAGTCACAAGGATTCTCCACATGAGAAGCTAACAAAAATTTTGAACTTTTATGAATCATAAAAGGGTCTTACGATTTAGAACAATGTAAATAGCCTATAATAACTATGGACAAAACTCACCTGTGGTGGTCTCACagttctcaaaaagaaaaaaaaaacccaaatgCAAAAGAATTAGTAGAGAGGGGGAAgaataaacataatatatcaACCATGTTACTACTATTCGAGAGGCTTTTTATGGAAATGGGTTTTTGGCATGAGGACAAAAGTCTCTGTACACACATAGAGAAAGAGCTTTTCagtgagaggaggaggaggaggttttATGCCCTCTTAGTGAGGCGGTataatatcttcttcttcttcttcttcttctgacaTGATGGTCTCTCCTCCAAACTCATTCATTAGCTTCATGAAACAATGATCAAGCTCTTCTTTGTCCGGTTCTCCTTCATATTCATCTCCATCCATCAGCAGCTGGACAACAACAAACCATATTCTCAAAGACTTTCTCTCAACTCCATAAccgaaaaaaaattataataatagaaaaaaaacaatacttaCATCTTCGATTGAGGGAAATCTTAATCCTTCATAAGGATTTGGAGAGTTGTTAAACAAAAACTGCCCATCGACTtcaaaaggaggaggaggacctTGAGGTATCAATAATACATCTTCATTATGATCAGCAGATATACGTTGCCTTCCAATTTTCACAGATCCTTCTCTCTGATTATGACCTTCCACAAGTGTATAATGTTGCTTACCAGTCTGAGCCGTAAAGTCACTCCTAGATTGAGCTATTGTCCGAGGCATAGATGATGTATTATGAGAATTGCACATCATCAGCTCATCAACACGCTTCTTCAGTCTCTTTGCTTTATCCTGCGCCTCATCAATCTTACACAGTATCTTTCCTATGAGATCATCATCAGAACAATGTGACTCGGAAACAAAACAACAATCATCTTCACTCTCATCTTCCTCGCCTAGAACAATGATCTCACCAGGAACAGGACACTGAGCTTTAAGAGTTCTTGGCTTCCGCTTTTCTGAAACACAACAAAGTTTACATCAGAACATTGTAGTCAAAGTTAGacatgaaaccaaaaaaaaagatgcaattgtgagggattaccGGCATAAGAGAAAACATTATGGTTGGAGATATAAGCAGAAACATCTGTTGTCTCTTCCACACgtctccttcttcctctcttGAAAACACTCATCCTCTGAGTTTGATCATCACCATCGtagctttggacttctttaTCATACCCTCTTGCTTGAGACTCAAGTTCCTTAACCTTGAGCTCTAACCACTTACACCTCCACATCAAAGGCTGACTAAACCTCCTCCACTCATCcgtcaacttcttcttcttcttctttctcaaaCCCAATAGCTCAGTCCCATCTCCAAAACTCTCAGGCAGTGGATAATCTTTGCTTAACATAGACTGTGCTTCGAAAccacaatcatcatcatcatcacgagCACATAATGAATCACCAAAAGAACTCGAAGAGGATTGACACAAACCCTCCTCATCATTCAGATTCTCAAACTCCAAGATATCAACTTCTTGGTCTTCCGACTGTTGTTGATTTGCACAACAATCCATATCGGATCTTGGACTTGCTTTAAGCATCATAaagccaacaaaaaaaaagccttCAGCTTTGCTCTGATTCAATCGAAAACCAAACCGTTTTGAGACAATGAGATTAGACCCACGTGGACAAAAGCATTAGACTTTGTTAGGCTATAACAGAACACAAAAGCTTTCAACTTTGTTCTGCTATGACCAAAACAGAATCAGACAATGAGATTAAACCCACAAAAGCTTTCAACTTGCTATAAAGCGAAAACAAAACCAGACAATGATATTAGACCCCAAGTAGACAAAAGCTGTGTTTCATTCGAATTATAATTTGATAAAGCGGTGAAATTTGATCTTATTGATTCCAAAGCCTAAATTATTTAATCGTATAACAGAACAAATAGGAATTTCGTTGATAAATTAATCAGAAGCTAAGTGAATCAGACTCAGTTAGCGTGAATCCGAATTTATTGGAGagccttaaaccctaaaccctgagagaaagacagagagagagtaagaaACAGAGAAGATAAGATAATTCACCAAACTGTTTCGAGAATTGACTGGCCGGTTCCTCAGATCGCTTAGTCGAATTCAAAGACGTTTTAATCTCTCCACACAAGctgttgtaaataaaataaaaattttctccaaattaatattagatattttctaaaattaatttgttCAGTATCTTCTATCTTATTTGGTTTCcattctttttttccttttctgaTTCTCAATGATTTTATTTGATTCTCAAAAATAtcataattgtttatatttcatttcataattgtatattttttcatGCAAAATTATTTGGAAAACAAAACTTTCGCTCCAAGTTAttggattttcattttttattaccttgcattaattaatttttattaacagTATACATTACGATCCTCATGtaacaaaattgtataaaataacTTGGTACATAAAACAAATGTAGGAAAGTAACATTGCTTATTGTTTTGttaaacgatttttttttttgaaactttgatatGTTAAACGATTTTGTTGCCTTTGGCTTTATAATAGCATGCAATTTGTTAAAAGACTGAAGTCCTTTTTGCCTGCCAActaaagaagaaagagatggtgAAGCTGCCTATCCGATAACTCTGAACAACGGTTTTTCCATAATCCAACCTTAGAATTCTCACGATCAT encodes:
- the LOC108838744 gene encoding uncharacterized protein LOC108838744, with the protein product MGKKKFIDKKKAATFELCPRDTSDPLYSDAPGGDKIFLRVDQNPVNINGFTEDNSQFDDAPEEEGEEELAYGYSSFAGSSSSSNNPLPAHVRKEILELGYPDDGYNYLDHLREIKNTGGGSNFYSNPKFEGEYLPRDDVKAYDASRVKVSGVVVEDGGGDDDKLMYSVASKTVNVKVKKAIDPEVAALLEDSDGSEFGSDVEDLEEDFVVQAQEGEGNEEVMVEFADERPVVVESKPRVMRQIDEMFDQLELNEYGSESEDNDGYQEGEEEEEFNAQTVGNNFIYEKPKGYELDDEKYMNPADLLKNSDNVKDKEELENIIRRSVQYGEDLVNGNEDEFVEVVEESSDESEKWDCETIVTTYSNLDNHPGRICDPERARKKLSEALAKAKSVNGSGSRIITLQGKEKLPVEFLPGRRAEQTSSVKPKAEPVKRKAHGEETKEEKKERKAAVKTEKREARKMKKETKELYRFETQRAQKAVAVSGPSSIPL
- the LOC108850206 gene encoding uncharacterized protein LOC108850206 — its product is MDCCANQQQSEDQEVDILEFENLNDEEGLCQSSSSSFGDSLCARDDDDDCGFEAQSMLSKDYPLPESFGDGTELLGLRKKKKKKLTDEWRRFSQPLMWRCKWLELKVKELESQARGYDKEVQSYDGDDQTQRMSVFKRGRRRRVEETTDVSAYISNHNVFSYAEKRKPRTLKAQCPVPGEIIVLGEEDESEDDCCFVSESHCSDDDLIGKILCKIDEAQDKAKRLKKRVDELMMCNSHNTSSMPRTIAQSRSDFTAQTGKQHYTLVEGHNQREGSVKIGRQRISADHNEDVLLIPQGPPPPFEVDGQFLFNNSPNPYEGLRFPSIEDLLMDGDEYEGEPDKEELDHCFMKLMNEFGGETIMSEEEEEEEDIIPPH